A single genomic interval of Chryseobacterium paludis harbors:
- the ureC gene encoding urease subunit alpha, which yields MSLHVDRKQYANILGPTAGDRIRLGDTEMIIEIEKDFTHYGDEAVFGGGKTVRDGMGQNVTRKRDEGVLDLCITGAVIIDHWGIVKADIGIKDGKIVGIGKAGNPDTMDGVAPNMIIGASTEVHGGKGYIVTAGGIDTHIHYICPQQIETSLYSGITTMIGGGTGPNDGTNATTVTPGRFNIQRMLEAAEEYPMNLGFFGKGNCSAEEPIEEQVEAGALGVKIHEDWGATPATIDAALKVADKYDVQVAIHTDTLNEGGFLEDTMRAINGRVIHTFHTEGAGGGHAPDIIKAAMYPNVLPASTNPTRPYTINTIDEHLDMLMVCHHLSKNIPEDVAFADSRIRPETIAAEDILHDMGVFSIMSSDSQAMGRPGEVITRTWQTASKMKEQRGQLDEDKGSGHDNYRAKRYVAKYTINPAIAHGISEYVGSIEEGKLADLVIWRPALFGVKPEMIYKGGMVIASKMGDPNASIPTPQPVIYRNMFGAHGRAKYGTCATFVSQVSIDNGSIAEFKLEKMILPVKNCRNISKADLIHNDKTPLIEVNPENYKVTVDGEYITCEPAEKLPLTQLYYLF from the coding sequence ATGAGTTTACACGTAGATAGAAAACAATATGCCAATATATTAGGTCCTACCGCCGGAGATAGAATCCGCTTGGGAGATACTGAGATGATCATTGAAATTGAAAAGGACTTTACCCATTATGGAGATGAAGCCGTTTTCGGAGGCGGAAAAACCGTTCGTGATGGAATGGGACAAAATGTAACCCGTAAAAGAGATGAAGGAGTTCTGGATCTTTGTATCACGGGAGCTGTGATCATCGACCACTGGGGAATTGTAAAAGCTGATATTGGAATTAAAGACGGTAAAATTGTAGGCATTGGAAAGGCAGGAAATCCTGACACGATGGATGGAGTCGCTCCCAATATGATCATCGGAGCTTCTACGGAGGTACATGGTGGAAAAGGATATATTGTAACAGCAGGAGGAATTGACACTCACATTCATTACATCTGCCCACAACAGATTGAAACTTCTTTATATAGTGGGATTACAACTATGATTGGTGGTGGAACAGGTCCTAATGACGGAACCAACGCGACAACGGTTACACCAGGAAGATTCAATATCCAGAGAATGCTGGAGGCTGCTGAAGAATATCCTATGAACCTTGGATTCTTTGGAAAAGGAAACTGTTCGGCTGAAGAACCGATTGAAGAGCAGGTTGAAGCAGGAGCCTTGGGTGTTAAAATTCATGAGGACTGGGGTGCAACACCAGCAACGATTGATGCTGCATTAAAAGTGGCAGACAAATATGATGTTCAGGTGGCTATCCATACTGATACTTTGAATGAGGGAGGTTTTCTTGAAGATACGATGCGTGCTATTAATGGAAGAGTAATCCACACCTTCCATACTGAAGGAGCGGGAGGTGGACATGCACCGGATATCATTAAAGCCGCGATGTATCCGAATGTCCTGCCTGCATCTACTAACCCCACACGTCCTTATACCATTAATACCATCGATGAGCATTTGGATATGCTGATGGTTTGTCATCATTTAAGTAAAAATATTCCTGAAGATGTTGCATTTGCAGATTCCCGTATCCGTCCCGAAACGATTGCCGCTGAAGATATTCTTCACGATATGGGGGTGTTCAGTATTATGAGCTCGGATTCTCAGGCTATGGGAAGACCCGGAGAAGTCATTACCAGAACATGGCAGACTGCCAGTAAAATGAAAGAACAACGGGGTCAGCTTGATGAGGATAAAGGTTCCGGACATGATAACTACCGTGCTAAACGATATGTAGCAAAATATACGATCAACCCGGCTATTGCCCACGGAATTTCGGAATATGTAGGTTCTATTGAAGAAGGGAAATTGGCAGATTTAGTGATCTGGAGACCTGCATTATTTGGTGTAAAACCAGAAATGATCTACAAAGGGGGTATGGTAATCGCCAGCAAAATGGGTGATCCGAACGCTTCTATTCCAACACCGCAGCCTGTTATTTACAGAAATATGTTTGGTGCGCATGGAAGAGCAAAATACGGAACCTGTGCTACTTTTGTTTCTCAGGTTTCTATAGACAATGGTTCTATAGCAGAATTTAAGCTGGAAAAGATGATCCTACCGGTAAAAAACTGTAGAAACATCTCTAAAGCAGACCTCATCCACAACGATAAAACTCCTTTAATTGAAGTGAATCCTGAAAATTATAAAGTGACTGTTGATGGTGAATACATCACTTGTGAGCCTGCTGAAAAACTTCCTTTAACTCAGTTGTATTATCTGTTCTAA
- a CDS encoding helix-turn-helix domain-containing protein, translating into MELKLMRPKDKTLANYMEGYYFLNKDRSSKDIEYLTFPNNYSILSVSQNIELKFGENEIKAIGINNGRFSSDLICHYKKPIKVSIQGHFNEITFYFKPLGLNAFLIKPLKEYTKDFSQVFLPYDDYKESMISILNEKNNEKQIDMIEEFWMSKYVGFNHSFFTDLVDDVMKDLDKSLESHATQYKTSRQTINKLFDIHLGKSPSDFRKIQRFRETLIQSVDKKTLTELSYDHLFYDQSHLIKDFKSLTGLTPKNFFAKVYSEGKVKWLFL; encoded by the coding sequence ATGGAACTGAAATTAATGAGGCCGAAGGACAAAACGCTGGCTAATTACATGGAAGGATATTATTTCCTTAATAAAGACCGCAGTTCTAAGGATATAGAATATCTTACTTTTCCAAATAATTATAGTATATTATCTGTATCACAAAATATAGAATTGAAATTCGGTGAAAATGAGATAAAAGCAATAGGAATTAATAATGGTAGATTTTCATCCGATTTAATATGTCACTACAAAAAACCTATAAAAGTCTCTATACAAGGTCACTTCAATGAGATCACTTTTTATTTTAAGCCGTTAGGGCTTAATGCTTTTTTAATAAAACCACTTAAAGAATATACCAAAGATTTTTCCCAAGTTTTTTTACCTTATGATGATTATAAGGAATCCATGATTTCTATTTTGAATGAGAAAAATAATGAAAAGCAAATCGACATGATCGAAGAATTCTGGATGTCTAAATACGTTGGTTTTAATCATTCTTTTTTTACTGATTTGGTAGATGATGTAATGAAAGATCTGGATAAATCGCTGGAAAGCCATGCCACTCAGTATAAAACCAGTAGGCAAACGATCAATAAACTTTTTGATATTCATTTAGGTAAAAGCCCTTCAGATTTCAGAAAAATCCAACGCTTTCGTGAAACACTTATACAGAGTGTAGATAAAAAAACACTCACAGAACTAAGTTATGATCATTTGTTTTACGATCAATCTCATCTGATAAAAGATTTTAAATCATTAACCGGTTTAACGCCCAAGAATTTTTTTGCTAAAGTCTATAGTGAAGGAAAAGTGAAATGGTTATTTCTTTAG
- the pruA gene encoding L-glutamate gamma-semialdehyde dehydrogenase — protein MSKAISQVPLAVNEPVNSYVPGSAEVKSLIATYKKMWAEKIEIPMVINGKEVKTDEKVQLQSPQDHAHDFGFYYKGTMQHVDDAINAALAAKKEWNELGWEQRAAIFLKAADLLAGPYRDVINAATMIGQSKNVHQAEIDAACEFIDFLRFNVEFMTEMYSEQPISDNGIWNRVEYRPLEGFCFAVTPFNFTAISGNLPTCMAMLGNVVVWKPSDKQVYSAKVIMDVLTEAGLPAGVINMIFTDGKDTAEKVLAHRDFAGLHFTGSTKVFQGMWKMIGDNIHNYRTYPRIVGETGGKDFVIAHPSANVEAVATALVRGAFEYQGQKCSAASRAYVPKSLWEDVKKVMEAQMSTIKIGSPEDPSNFINAVIDKNSFEKCKGYIDRAQNSSEAKIAIGGKCDDSKGWFVSPTVIETTNPQYESMIEEIFGPILSIYVYEDKDWKETLQLVDSSSPYSLTGSVFAQDRYAVNEAFKALENASGNFYINDKPTGAVVGQQPFGGGRASGTNDKAGSKMNLLRWTSVRSIKETFVSPKDYKYPYLG, from the coding sequence ATGTCAAAAGCAATTTCGCAAGTTCCACTTGCAGTGAATGAGCCCGTAAACTCTTATGTACCAGGTTCAGCTGAAGTAAAAAGCCTTATTGCCACATACAAAAAAATGTGGGCTGAAAAAATAGAAATCCCAATGGTCATTAACGGAAAGGAAGTAAAAACTGACGAAAAAGTTCAGCTTCAATCTCCTCAGGATCATGCTCATGATTTCGGATTTTACTACAAAGGAACAATGCAACATGTGGATGATGCGATCAATGCTGCATTAGCTGCTAAAAAAGAGTGGAATGAGCTTGGATGGGAACAGCGTGCTGCCATCTTCTTAAAAGCTGCTGATCTATTAGCAGGACCATACAGAGACGTGATCAATGCTGCAACAATGATCGGACAATCTAAAAACGTGCACCAGGCTGAAATTGATGCAGCTTGTGAGTTTATCGATTTCCTACGATTCAATGTTGAATTTATGACAGAAATGTATTCTGAGCAGCCAATTTCTGATAATGGAATTTGGAACCGCGTAGAATACAGACCATTGGAAGGGTTCTGTTTTGCAGTAACTCCATTTAATTTTACAGCGATTTCAGGAAACCTGCCAACTTGTATGGCAATGCTTGGAAACGTAGTGGTTTGGAAGCCTTCTGATAAACAGGTTTATTCTGCTAAAGTGATTATGGATGTATTAACTGAAGCGGGTCTTCCTGCAGGGGTTATCAATATGATCTTCACTGATGGAAAAGATACAGCTGAAAAAGTATTGGCACACCGTGATTTTGCAGGACTTCATTTTACAGGTTCTACAAAAGTATTCCAGGGAATGTGGAAAATGATCGGAGATAATATCCATAACTACAGAACCTATCCAAGAATAGTTGGAGAAACTGGTGGTAAGGACTTTGTTATTGCTCACCCTTCTGCTAATGTTGAAGCTGTAGCTACAGCTTTAGTAAGAGGAGCTTTCGAATATCAAGGTCAGAAATGTTCAGCTGCTTCGAGAGCATATGTTCCTAAATCTCTTTGGGAAGATGTGAAAAAAGTAATGGAAGCTCAGATGAGTACTATAAAAATCGGTTCCCCTGAAGATCCTTCTAACTTTATAAATGCAGTAATCGATAAAAATTCTTTTGAAAAATGCAAAGGATATATCGACAGAGCTCAAAACTCTAGTGAAGCTAAAATAGCAATTGGTGGGAAATGTGACGATTCTAAAGGTTGGTTTGTAAGCCCTACCGTTATTGAAACTACAAATCCTCAGTATGAGAGCATGATTGAAGAAATCTTCGGTCCTATCTTAAGTATTTATGTATATGAAGACAAAGACTGGAAAGAAACTTTACAATTAGTAGATTCTTCATCTCCTTATTCATTAACAGGTTCTGTTTTTGCACAAGATCGTTATGCTGTAAACGAGGCTTTCAAAGCATTGGAAAATGCTTCAGGAAATTTCTACATCAATGATAAGCCAACAGGTGCTGTAGTAGGACAACAACCTTTCGGTGGTGGTAGAGCATCAGGAACGAACGATAAGGCAGGTTCTAAAATGAATCTTCTAAGATGGACGTCTGTAAGAAGTATCAAGGAAACTTTTGTTTCTCCTAAAGATTACAAATATCCATATTTGGGATAA
- a CDS encoding thioredoxin family protein, which translates to MKKLAILSSIFIGIVAFGQGIKFEDTSFASVVAKAKKENKLIFIDAYASWCGPCKLMVKNIFPLKDVGDYYNAHFINAKIDMEKGEGIDLAKKYNVKAFPTYLFINGNGEEVHRTLGYVEEKDFIQFAKDAEDPNKRLTALKQKFEGGEKDPEFLKNLAGLTIYNDSEFAGKVLDRYFQAKPTLDQEDIQLLLSGIQSTDSPLYKIFKDKKASIIAILPVDKYDKIDKNIKLNSILKKSYNADTKTWDEKYFSTETQKFMSKDEADKVFKKVKASRALKNKDIPTYETLTLELYKDYSTASSEELNSIAWDFFENVTTKSSLEKAVLWAQESVKKSENSANTDTLANLYNKIGDKKNAKLWAEKAIALAKASGEDASDTEKLLKSL; encoded by the coding sequence ATGAAAAAGTTAGCTATACTCTCTTCCATTTTTATCGGAATTGTCGCATTTGGACAAGGGATAAAATTTGAAGATACCAGCTTCGCAAGCGTTGTTGCCAAAGCGAAAAAAGAAAACAAACTTATTTTTATCGATGCCTATGCTTCTTGGTGTGGACCATGTAAACTAATGGTAAAAAATATCTTCCCATTAAAAGATGTTGGAGACTATTATAATGCTCATTTCATCAATGCAAAAATTGATATGGAAAAGGGTGAAGGGATCGATCTGGCTAAGAAATATAATGTAAAAGCTTTTCCAACCTATCTATTTATCAATGGAAATGGTGAAGAAGTACACAGAACTTTAGGATATGTAGAAGAGAAAGATTTTATTCAATTTGCTAAAGATGCTGAAGATCCTAACAAGAGATTGACTGCTTTAAAGCAAAAATTTGAAGGTGGAGAAAAAGATCCTGAATTTTTAAAGAATCTTGCAGGACTTACCATTTATAATGACAGCGAATTTGCTGGTAAAGTCTTAGACCGTTATTTCCAGGCAAAACCAACTTTGGACCAGGAAGATATTCAATTGTTACTTTCTGGAATTCAAAGTACGGATAGCCCTTTATATAAAATCTTTAAGGATAAAAAAGCTTCTATCATTGCTATCCTCCCTGTAGATAAGTATGATAAGATTGATAAAAACATCAAGCTAAACAGTATTCTGAAAAAATCTTATAATGCAGATACTAAAACCTGGGATGAGAAATACTTTTCAACTGAAACTCAAAAATTCATGAGTAAGGATGAAGCTGATAAAGTATTTAAAAAAGTAAAAGCGAGCAGGGCTTTAAAAAATAAAGACATTCCAACTTATGAGACGTTAACTTTAGAATTATACAAAGATTATTCTACTGCATCTTCTGAGGAGTTAAACTCTATTGCATGGGATTTCTTTGAAAATGTAACCACAAAATCATCTCTTGAAAAAGCTGTTCTTTGGGCTCAGGAATCTGTAAAGAAAAGTGAAAATTCTGCCAATACTGATACTCTAGCCAATCTTTATAACAAAATTGGTGATAAGAAAAATGCGAAACTTTGGGCTGAAAAAGCAATAGCACTTGCTAAAGCTTCAGGTGAGGATGCTTCAGACACTGAAAAATTACTAAAAAGTCTTTAA
- the ureA gene encoding urease subunit gamma — MHLTPRETEKLMLYMAGELALKRKARGLKLNYPESIAIIGHFLLEGARDGKKVAELMQEGAQILTKDDVMPGVSEMIHDVQIEATFPDGTKLVTVHNPIR, encoded by the coding sequence ATGCATTTAACACCCAGAGAAACAGAGAAACTCATGCTATACATGGCAGGTGAGCTGGCTCTAAAAAGAAAAGCCAGAGGGCTTAAGCTTAACTACCCGGAATCTATTGCTATCATCGGCCATTTCCTGTTGGAAGGAGCCAGGGATGGGAAAAAAGTAGCTGAACTGATGCAGGAAGGTGCACAAATTCTTACCAAAGATGATGTGATGCCTGGAGTATCGGAAATGATCCACGATGTTCAGATAGAAGCGACATTTCCCGATGGAACAAAACTCGTAACCGTACATAATCCAATCCGCTAA
- a CDS encoding cytochrome C551 yields MKKLVLLTLGLGIFAVSCGTKEPQMSSGNKDSTAVDQSVKTTTPSTTDTMKTKMATPDSIKMKTDTVKAPATR; encoded by the coding sequence ATGAAAAAGTTAGTGTTATTAACCCTAGGTTTAGGGATATTTGCAGTGAGTTGCGGAACGAAGGAGCCACAGATGTCATCAGGAAATAAAGATTCTACAGCAGTAGATCAGTCCGTAAAAACGACAACACCATCTACTACTGATACAATGAAAACAAAGATGGCGACTCCTGATAGTATCAAGATGAAAACTGATACGGTTAAAGCTCCAGCTACTCGATAA
- the ureB gene encoding urease subunit beta, which translates to MIPGEIFVKEGAIICNEGRETVKLKVVNTGDRPIQVGSHFHFFEVNNAMSFNREKAFGKRLNIVASTAVRFEPGEEKEVELVEIGGSKKAMGFNNLVDGSVDSEQQKAESLTKAIQLNFKNL; encoded by the coding sequence ATGATACCAGGAGAAATTTTTGTAAAAGAAGGTGCAATTATCTGCAATGAAGGCAGAGAAACTGTAAAACTAAAGGTTGTAAATACCGGAGACCGTCCTATTCAGGTGGGTTCTCACTTTCATTTTTTTGAAGTGAATAACGCGATGAGTTTTAATAGAGAAAAAGCTTTCGGTAAGCGACTGAACATTGTAGCAAGCACAGCGGTTCGTTTTGAGCCGGGGGAAGAAAAAGAGGTAGAGCTTGTAGAAATAGGAGGAAGCAAAAAAGCAATGGGCTTCAATAATCTTGTGGATGGATCCGTAGATTCAGAACAACAGAAAGCGGAAAGCCTTACAAAAGCGATTCAGTTAAATTTTAAAAATCTGTAA